In one Thermosipho ferrireducens genomic region, the following are encoded:
- the ndk gene encoding nucleoside-diphosphate kinase yields MERTFVFLKPNAVRRGLIGEIIKRFEQRGIKIIALKMMWLTEEQAERLYEMHKGKSFYEELVEFVTSGPVVAMILEAPRVIEMVRHIIGNTDPLKAEAGTVRGEFALTITKNLIHASDSKENFERESRIFFEDTEKVDYYLDVQDDI; encoded by the coding sequence ATGGAAAGAACGTTTGTTTTCTTAAAACCAAATGCTGTGAGAAGAGGCTTGATAGGTGAAATAATAAAACGTTTCGAACAACGTGGAATAAAGATAATAGCGTTAAAAATGATGTGGCTTACGGAAGAACAAGCTGAAAGACTTTATGAAATGCATAAGGGGAAATCATTTTATGAAGAGTTAGTCGAATTTGTTACAAGCGGACCTGTTGTTGCTATGATTCTTGAAGCTCCAAGAGTTATTGAAATGGTAAGACATATAATAGGTAATACTGACCCCTTAAAAGCAGAGGCCGGGACTGTAAGAGGAGAGTTTGCTTTAACCATTACAAAAAATCTTATTCATGCAAGTGATTCAAAAGAAAATTTTGAAAGAGAATCAAGAATTTTCTTTGAAGATACAGAAAAAGTGGATTATTACCTGGACGTTCAGGATGATATATAG
- a CDS encoding ABC transporter permease produces the protein MRFWLELKRIIRKPANLLLILMVPALLTIGGIIFFNGFGVSSIKLGVYNKDNSPFSRFTIKLVMSFFQGSTLTYVDENYQALLQNGSLNAILVIPENFTDGLYNGEQVNISFIPSPVDLQLSVGIYNVINSIFKDLSGSPFFNPQVLKYLFVGEGTPAPKIVPKTENFETTFGNLFSPAILFLSVVFLTLSIGVLSIINDRENGLIAIFKVNNEKWYWYALLKFLPLMVLGLLVSFIVYTIGYIFGIKIPLKIFLPLSLLCSIFHASLALILSSLSPTRTIANISSIALSMFFFFTSGSITPVSTLPSYIYKISTFTPIYKTIYAIRNYQLTNSPISAELKYISIVSIITLIGMLLIIKKEFSKK, from the coding sequence ATGAGATTCTGGTTAGAATTAAAAAGAATTATCAGAAAACCAGCAAATTTACTGTTGATTTTGATGGTTCCAGCGCTGCTTACAATTGGTGGAATAATATTTTTTAATGGCTTTGGAGTAAGTTCTATAAAACTTGGTGTTTATAACAAAGATAACTCTCCATTTTCGCGATTCACAATAAAACTTGTAATGTCCTTTTTTCAGGGGAGTACTTTAACCTATGTGGATGAAAACTATCAGGCTCTTCTTCAAAATGGTAGTCTTAATGCTATTCTGGTAATACCAGAAAATTTTACAGATGGTCTTTATAATGGAGAACAGGTAAATATCAGTTTTATACCAAGTCCAGTTGACCTGCAATTATCCGTTGGAATTTACAACGTAATAAACTCCATTTTCAAAGATTTAAGTGGAAGCCCCTTTTTCAACCCGCAGGTTCTAAAATATCTGTTTGTTGGTGAAGGAACACCTGCTCCAAAAATCGTTCCAAAAACCGAAAATTTTGAAACAACCTTTGGTAACTTATTTTCTCCAGCTATTTTATTCCTTTCAGTTGTATTCTTAACACTTTCAATAGGAGTTTTAAGTATAATCAACGATAGAGAAAACGGTTTAATTGCTATTTTTAAAGTGAACAACGAAAAATGGTATTGGTACGCCCTTTTAAAGTTTCTACCTCTCATGGTATTGGGATTATTAGTCTCCTTTATAGTTTACACTATAGGATATATTTTCGGAATTAAAATACCATTGAAAATATTTTTACCTTTGAGTCTTTTATGTTCAATTTTCCATGCAAGTTTAGCTCTTATACTATCTTCCCTATCACCCACTCGCACAATAGCCAACATTTCCAGCATAGCTCTGTCAATGTTTTTCTTTTTCACAAGTGGAAGCATAACACCTGTAAGTACTTTACCATCTTATATCTACAAAATATCAACTTTTACCCCAATATATAAAACTATCTATGCTATCAGAAACTATCAGCTTACTAATTCTCCAATTTCAGCCGAACTCAAGTATATTAGTATCGTATCTATCATCACACTTATAGGTATGCTTTTGATAATCAAAAAAGAATTCTCAAAAAAATAA
- a CDS encoding vWA domain-containing protein yields MIDKALNEIKKESPFYTYLLLGIQFQENYSIRNLAIKFARTGDIVLLYNPSSVKKKPLWFLKALILHEIMHIINQHFRIKPKNAKEKKIWDLAMDAAINQYIPELDARSVPLNVLIEEGHGTDNDTIFVGPPAFMINATAEEYFEWIMNEFEKRKDFDVEALPDTFDDHSSLYNNPETTLEMILEITQNKIGKAFNMFGKELDSGLKQMISLSLQNSKVDWKTALRKFSGASKKGERYMTPLRPNRRYENLPGWKQEYKSKIAVIMDTSASIIDEELNQFITEIEKLSKYDVDIVLIQIDKSVTLVTKYISGKWKNLEVYGGGETNLQPAIDYAEKELNIEGLIIFTDGFVDIPHIKRRALFVLSSKYNHEFLEDAIKIYGKSSVIVLKN; encoded by the coding sequence GTGATAGACAAGGCTCTAAATGAAATCAAGAAAGAAAGTCCTTTTTATACATACCTTTTACTCGGTATCCAATTTCAGGAAAACTATAGCATTAGAAATCTGGCTATCAAGTTTGCCAGAACCGGTGATATTGTGTTACTTTACAATCCTTCTTCTGTAAAGAAAAAGCCATTGTGGTTTTTAAAAGCACTTATTTTGCATGAAATAATGCACATAATAAACCAGCACTTCCGTATTAAACCAAAAAATGCTAAAGAAAAAAAGATATGGGATCTTGCAATGGATGCTGCCATAAATCAATATATTCCAGAACTTGATGCAAGAAGCGTTCCATTAAATGTGTTAATTGAAGAAGGCCATGGAACTGACAATGATACCATTTTTGTAGGGCCTCCTGCCTTTATGATAAACGCTACTGCCGAGGAATATTTTGAATGGATAATGAATGAATTCGAAAAACGCAAAGACTTTGACGTTGAAGCTCTTCCAGACACATTTGATGATCACTCTTCCTTATATAACAATCCCGAAACAACTCTTGAAATGATACTTGAAATAACACAAAATAAGATAGGAAAAGCCTTTAACATGTTCGGAAAAGAATTAGATTCTGGTTTAAAACAAATGATTTCACTCTCTTTGCAAAACTCAAAAGTTGACTGGAAAACAGCACTAAGAAAATTTTCTGGCGCATCAAAAAAAGGTGAAAGATATATGACGCCTTTACGGCCGAATCGCCGGTATGAAAACCTCCCTGGCTGGAAACAAGAATATAAATCCAAAATAGCCGTAATTATGGATACAAGTGCAAGCATAATAGATGAAGAATTAAATCAATTTATAACCGAAATAGAAAAATTATCAAAATATGATGTTGACATAGTTCTCATTCAGATAGATAAATCTGTTACTCTGGTTACAAAATATATTTCCGGCAAATGGAAAAATCTGGAAGTATACGGTGGAGGGGAGACTAATTTACAACCGGCAATTGATTATGCTGAAAAAGAACTCAACATAGAAGGACTAATTATTTTTACAGACGGGTTCGTAGATATTCCCCATATAAAAAGGAGAGCGCTTTTTGTTTTATCTTCAAAGTACAATCATGAATTTCTGGAAGACGCTATTAAAATTTATGGAAAATCTTCAGTTATAGTACTAAAGAATTAG
- a CDS encoding competence/damage-inducible protein A produces the protein MKKAIILAVGNELVQGLIVDTNSKYISRELFNVGYETLLIKSVPDDFDLLVYELKDSISRSDLVITIGGLGPTEDDLTREAVAEALNKKLVFSKNLSESIIKKAKAFYENVPEIINRQAYVIEGAEIIENPVGTAPGQFLNISGKHIILLPGPPSELIPMFKKAIENLRELPGFYMRRVKTVGIPEVVLVDEYKHIIYSNKNVNVATMASHKSGVELRFTGPVELKDVIDNIVKELTLAIKDNIYAYDDSTIEEVVYKQLLESNMTVSFAESCTGGLLSSEFVKIPGVSSVFKGGIIAYSNEVKINLLGVRLKTIKNYGAVSRECVEEMSKGVAELLRSDFGVAISGVAGPSGGTPQKPVGTVWICIYNVRNDVHYSQKYNFRGDRNMIRSRSVLQAFDMLRRALR, from the coding sequence ATGAAAAAAGCAATAATTCTTGCTGTTGGAAATGAACTGGTACAGGGACTTATCGTTGATACAAATTCTAAATATATTTCTCGTGAGTTGTTTAATGTAGGTTATGAAACTTTACTAATTAAAAGTGTTCCAGATGATTTTGATTTGTTAGTTTATGAGTTAAAAGATTCTATATCACGATCCGATTTAGTTATAACTATAGGAGGATTGGGCCCAACAGAGGACGATTTAACAAGGGAAGCAGTTGCCGAAGCTCTCAATAAAAAGTTGGTTTTTTCTAAAAATTTATCTGAGAGTATAATAAAAAAAGCAAAAGCCTTTTATGAAAATGTTCCTGAAATTATAAACAGACAGGCTTATGTAATAGAAGGCGCGGAAATAATAGAAAATCCAGTAGGTACAGCTCCTGGACAGTTCTTGAATATTTCTGGTAAACATATAATCCTTTTACCAGGGCCACCTTCTGAACTTATTCCTATGTTTAAAAAGGCAATAGAAAATTTAAGGGAATTGCCGGGATTTTATATGAGAAGAGTTAAAACCGTTGGAATTCCAGAAGTTGTTCTTGTTGATGAATATAAACACATAATTTATTCCAATAAGAATGTAAACGTTGCAACTATGGCGAGCCACAAAAGTGGGGTAGAATTGCGATTTACCGGACCCGTTGAATTGAAGGATGTTATAGATAATATAGTCAAGGAACTTACACTGGCAATAAAAGATAATATATATGCTTATGACGATTCTACAATAGAAGAAGTGGTTTATAAACAACTTTTGGAAAGCAACATGACAGTTTCATTTGCTGAGTCATGTACTGGAGGTCTTTTATCATCAGAGTTTGTAAAAATACCTGGTGTTTCTTCCGTGTTTAAAGGAGGTATAATAGCATATTCAAATGAAGTGAAGATAAATTTATTAGGTGTTCGTTTAAAAACCATAAAAAATTATGGAGCTGTTAGCAGAGAATGTGTTGAGGAGATGAGTAAAGGAGTTGCCGAATTATTACGGAGTGACTTCGGCGTGGCGATTTCTGGTGTAGCGGGTCCTTCTGGTGGTACTCCTCAAAAGCCTGTTGGTACAGTCTGGATTTGCATTTATAATGTTAGAAATGATGTGCATTATTCTCAAAAATATAATTTTAGAGGAGATAGAAATATGATAAGAAGCAGGAGTGTTCTCCAGGCTTTTGATATGCTAAGGAGGGCGTTGAGATGA
- a CDS encoding LacI family DNA-binding transcriptional regulator produces the protein MRKKGLTIKDVAKKAGVGVGTVSRVLNNSPHVNPKTRMHVLKVIEELGYIPNPHARRLSSGHSGIITTIFPQMVGEFHQLLLMGIDRVLENEGYTSFVYPLYSDNRYRFVKESSDFVLGTDGLIIDALNVDRLLSQYIPRNTPVVSLEYESSNYDSVLVDNFYGGMLAGDYIASFEGEIFIVTHRPESELESTVFDERVNGFIESIERKGKKVSEIFEIPLDWLQAFNIAKGIFRRVKRSLIFAATDYFAFPIVEVARLLGLEGKKDFYLCGFDNLTLSNILNITTIKQPIYEMGRMAGEILLKRIKGYSRKPRAIVLKPELIVRKT, from the coding sequence ATGAGGAAAAAAGGACTCACAATAAAAGATGTAGCAAAAAAGGCAGGGGTTGGGGTTGGTACAGTTTCAAGAGTATTAAACAATAGCCCGCATGTGAATCCAAAAACCCGAATGCATGTTTTGAAGGTTATCGAAGAGCTTGGATATATTCCAAATCCACATGCCAGGAGACTTTCAAGTGGACATTCTGGAATAATTACCACAATATTTCCACAGATGGTTGGAGAGTTTCATCAGTTACTATTAATGGGGATAGACAGAGTTTTAGAAAACGAAGGGTATACGTCTTTTGTTTATCCGCTTTACAGTGATAATAGATACAGGTTTGTAAAAGAATCTTCAGATTTTGTTCTCGGTACAGACGGGTTGATAATTGATGCATTGAATGTTGATAGGTTACTTTCTCAGTACATTCCAAGAAATACCCCTGTAGTTTCTCTGGAATATGAGTCGTCCAATTATGATTCAGTTTTGGTTGATAATTTTTATGGTGGTATGCTTGCTGGAGATTATATAGCATCTTTTGAAGGTGAAATTTTTATTGTTACCCATAGGCCTGAAAGTGAGCTTGAAAGTACAGTGTTTGACGAAAGGGTTAATGGTTTTATTGAGTCGATAGAGAGAAAAGGAAAGAAGGTATCAGAAATTTTTGAAATACCTCTTGATTGGCTTCAGGCTTTTAACATAGCCAAGGGAATATTCAGACGTGTAAAAAGGAGCTTGATTTTTGCCGCTACTGATTATTTTGCTTTTCCTATAGTTGAAGTTGCAAGATTGCTCGGACTTGAGGGAAAAAAAGACTTTTATTTGTGTGGATTTGATAATTTAACATTGTCGAATATTTTAAATATAACAACGATAAAGCAACCGATTTATGAAATGGGAAGAATGGCAGGTGAAATTCTTTTAAAGAGAATTAAAGGGTACTCGAGAAAGCCAAGAGCAATTGTTTTAAAACCAGAGTTGATTGTGAGAAAAACATAA
- the mutL gene encoding DNA mismatch repair endonuclease MutL: MIRRLPESVVSRIAAGEVVIGPFSVVKELVENSIDAGANSIEIELRNGGKSYIKVKDNGHGMSKDELIIAVKEHTTSKIEKFEDIYKLSTYGFRGEALSAIARVSRLIITSSSGVESHRLEIIGGRVKSIEEYPHSRGTTIEVYDLFFNVPARRKFLKSAISEQRMVTEIVEKFILSTPQISILYKNEQEIIYHAKTGTLKERFTLVFPEVKEFTEMKGTYVSGIISSPDYYRKNRTGQIFFVQGRYVVDKMLYSVFETGYGEAITTGRHPYGVIFINIPPEKVDVNVHPQKLEVKFSNPKEIYSDIIRTIREAIKTFISKKIYIINEHSFKESQKDYITKNTFKSQQIFQSTKNESEENKYVEQFLLNANQKNIEYKNNLLIIKKRYVLFEGEDGIYIMDFHAAHERILYEELLKNFEKKVDSLNLIVPIKIQAGKSFKELINEKLPDFTSLGFEIKIEKNEILVLSVPRFIKLSLVPEIIQEAVNELQVSEKSSKELRHIIADKACKAAVKTGYDITFEEAQKLIKTVFDRKLLTCPHGRPLFLKITYTEIDKFFERT, from the coding sequence ATGATCAGACGTCTACCTGAGTCGGTAGTTAGCAGAATTGCAGCTGGAGAAGTTGTCATAGGCCCATTTTCTGTTGTGAAAGAACTTGTAGAAAATTCAATTGACGCCGGAGCAAATTCTATAGAAATAGAACTACGCAACGGCGGAAAAAGTTACATCAAAGTAAAAGATAACGGCCACGGAATGTCAAAAGATGAACTTATTATAGCCGTTAAAGAACATACAACGAGCAAAATAGAAAAATTCGAAGATATTTATAAATTATCAACGTACGGCTTTCGGGGAGAAGCTCTTTCTGCAATTGCAAGAGTAAGTAGATTAATAATTACCTCCAGTAGCGGGGTTGAATCTCATAGACTGGAAATAATAGGAGGTCGAGTAAAAAGTATAGAAGAATACCCTCACAGTCGTGGCACCACAATAGAAGTGTATGACCTGTTTTTCAACGTACCGGCAAGAAGAAAGTTCTTAAAATCAGCAATTTCAGAACAAAGAATGGTTACAGAAATTGTTGAAAAATTTATTTTAAGTACCCCTCAAATAAGTATACTGTACAAAAACGAACAAGAAATAATTTACCACGCAAAAACAGGCACCCTGAAAGAAAGGTTTACACTCGTATTTCCAGAAGTTAAAGAATTTACCGAAATGAAAGGAACATATGTTAGCGGAATAATTTCTTCACCGGATTATTACAGAAAAAATAGAACTGGACAAATCTTTTTTGTCCAGGGAAGATATGTCGTAGATAAAATGCTATATTCAGTATTTGAAACTGGGTATGGCGAAGCCATTACTACAGGGAGGCATCCATACGGCGTAATTTTTATAAATATCCCCCCAGAAAAAGTTGATGTAAACGTACACCCACAAAAACTGGAAGTGAAATTTTCAAATCCAAAAGAAATCTATTCTGACATAATAAGAACTATAAGAGAAGCAATAAAAACTTTCATTTCCAAAAAAATTTATATTATCAACGAGCACTCTTTTAAAGAGAGTCAGAAAGATTACATAACAAAAAATACCTTTAAATCTCAACAAATATTTCAAAGTACAAAAAACGAATCTGAAGAAAACAAATATGTTGAACAATTTCTGCTCAATGCCAATCAGAAAAACATAGAATACAAAAATAATTTGTTGATAATTAAAAAACGATATGTCCTATTTGAAGGGGAAGATGGAATTTATATAATGGACTTTCACGCTGCACATGAAAGAATACTTTATGAAGAACTTCTAAAAAACTTTGAAAAAAAAGTAGATTCTTTAAATTTAATTGTTCCAATAAAGATTCAAGCTGGAAAAAGCTTTAAAGAATTGATAAATGAAAAACTTCCGGACTTTACCTCCCTGGGATTTGAAATAAAAATAGAGAAAAACGAAATTCTGGTTTTATCAGTACCTCGATTCATAAAATTATCACTTGTTCCGGAAATTATCCAGGAAGCCGTTAATGAACTACAGGTTTCTGAAAAGAGCTCAAAAGAACTCAGACACATAATCGCTGACAAAGCATGTAAAGCAGCGGTAAAAACAGGCTATGACATAACTTTTGAAGAGGCTCAAAAACTCATAAAAACTGTTTTTGACAGGAAATTATTAACATGTCCTCATGGGCGTCCACTGTTCCTTAAAATAACATACACCGAAATTGATAAGTTCTTCGAAAGAACTTAA
- a CDS encoding alpha-amylase family glycosyl hydrolase codes for MVGYEIYIRSFYDSNSNGTGDFNGIAKAVWYLKELGVELVWLMPHFKSPSYHGYDIIDFFDTNSTYGNIDDMKAMIKTLKEHGIKVIIDLPLNHVSSRHPWFKEALNGSQKYKDFFLWGNEKINLYEKRPWDNEPLWHNMKGKWYYGVFGGSSPDLNYENPEVIEKALEIVEFWLKVGVDGFRFDAAKHIYDYNLAEGRFHYNHEKNIKFWNLIMEKAKNIKNDVFAVTEVWDNPEIVSEYAKTIGCSFNFYFTEALRESISHGTTYKIVDCFSKTLTNKEQVYIQANFSGNHDMTRVASVIQSEEQRKVFFAMLLTTPGIPFIYYGDELGMKGVYDPYFTEHVLEPMPWYASLSGEGQTLWKSIGFNYAFTGVSVEEQSQRADSLLNTVKYWIKFRKENSWLTNSWIEDIHNSQFIIGYTITDGKNSMRIYHNIAGHSEEIDGIKLEAYETKVL; via the coding sequence ATGGTAGGATATGAGATTTATATAAGATCCTTTTACGATTCAAATAGCAATGGAACAGGTGACTTCAACGGTATAGCCAAAGCTGTATGGTATCTAAAAGAACTTGGAGTTGAACTTGTATGGCTAATGCCCCATTTTAAATCACCGAGTTATCATGGCTACGATATCATCGACTTTTTCGACACAAATAGCACATATGGTAACATAGACGATATGAAGGCTATGATAAAAACACTCAAAGAACATGGAATAAAAGTAATAATAGATCTCCCTTTAAATCACGTATCTTCAAGACATCCCTGGTTCAAAGAAGCTTTAAATGGAAGCCAGAAATATAAAGACTTTTTTCTCTGGGGAAACGAGAAGATCAATCTCTATGAAAAAAGACCGTGGGATAATGAACCGCTCTGGCATAATATGAAAGGCAAATGGTATTATGGAGTTTTCGGGGGCTCTTCACCAGATCTTAATTATGAAAATCCAGAAGTAATTGAAAAAGCTTTAGAAATAGTTGAATTCTGGCTAAAAGTGGGAGTTGATGGCTTTAGATTTGATGCTGCTAAACATATTTACGATTATAACTTAGCAGAAGGTCGGTTCCATTATAATCATGAAAAAAATATAAAATTCTGGAATCTTATCATGGAAAAAGCAAAAAATATAAAAAACGACGTCTTTGCTGTTACAGAAGTCTGGGATAATCCAGAAATAGTTTCCGAATATGCAAAAACGATAGGATGTTCTTTTAATTTCTATTTCACAGAAGCTTTAAGAGAATCGATAAGTCATGGTACAACTTATAAAATCGTCGATTGCTTTTCAAAAACACTAACAAACAAAGAACAAGTCTATATTCAGGCAAATTTTAGCGGAAATCACGATATGACACGAGTTGCTTCAGTAATCCAGTCTGAAGAACAGAGAAAAGTCTTCTTTGCCATGTTATTAACCACTCCTGGAATACCTTTTATATATTACGGAGATGAGCTCGGAATGAAAGGAGTTTATGATCCATATTTTACTGAACATGTACTTGAACCAATGCCATGGTATGCCTCCCTTTCCGGGGAAGGGCAAACTTTATGGAAATCCATAGGATTCAATTATGCTTTTACAGGTGTTTCTGTAGAGGAACAATCACAAAGGGCTGATAGTCTTTTAAATACAGTTAAGTACTGGATAAAATTTAGAAAAGAAAATTCATGGCTTACTAATTCATGGATAGAAGACATACACAACTCTCAATTCATAATAGGATATACGATAACTGATGGAAAAAACTCAATGAGAATTTACCACAACATTGCAGGGCATAGTGAGGAAATAGATGGAATAAAATTAGAAGCTTATGAAACGAAGGTGTTGTAA
- a CDS encoding metallophosphoesterase family protein, whose product MKYLVVSDLHVPTRNREIPDVILEEAEKCDGIFALGDFVDINTVLLLQQTNKNFFAVYGNMDEPDVKDYLTSQKIVQIGNFTIGLIHGSGSHFNIPERIKNHFDNEVNVILYGHSHLVDDSTKFGKRFINPGAGHKTYGIIEVKGDKLTFTVKKIKGGLSW is encoded by the coding sequence ATGAAATATCTTGTTGTCTCTGATCTTCACGTTCCCACAAGAAACAGAGAAATACCTGATGTGATTTTAGAAGAAGCGGAAAAATGCGATGGAATATTCGCCCTTGGTGATTTTGTAGACATAAATACAGTTCTTTTACTACAACAAACAAACAAAAATTTTTTTGCAGTTTACGGAAATATGGATGAACCTGATGTAAAAGATTATCTGACTTCTCAAAAAATTGTTCAAATAGGTAACTTCACAATAGGACTGATCCATGGAAGTGGTTCTCATTTTAATATACCTGAGAGAATTAAAAATCATTTCGATAATGAAGTGAATGTTATTTTATACGGTCATAGTCATTTAGTCGACGATTCAACAAAATTTGGAAAGCGTTTCATAAATCCTGGTGCAGGGCACAAAACATACGGTATAATAGAAGTTAAAGGAGACAAACTAACATTTACAGTCAAAAAAATCAAAGGAGGGCTTTCATGGTAG
- a CDS encoding ABC transporter ATP-binding protein, whose protein sequence is METLKVKNLKKIYKTKKKVIEAVKNISFSTYKGEIFAILGPNGAGKTTTIKSILRLVIPEDGEISVMGINLKKHPKKALENMSAVLEGNRNIHWRLTVMENLKYFGYIRGLGGKYLKNRINEVIELVELSHKKKELAGKLSRGMQQRLAIAIALLPDTPIVLLDEPTLGLDVESTIKVREILKKLSENGKTVLLSSHDMHLVESIADRVMIINDGKIVAYDKKDNLLNAFRKKAYKITITGIPDKNKLSYLQMYGNVYHEDGDTTLEIQLEDIKELYEIFDKFKEMELELKHLESIMVNFEKVFVSLVQRGKNL, encoded by the coding sequence ATGGAAACGTTAAAAGTCAAAAATTTAAAGAAAATATACAAAACTAAAAAGAAAGTCATTGAAGCAGTTAAAAATATATCTTTTTCTACTTATAAAGGAGAAATTTTTGCGATTTTAGGACCTAACGGTGCCGGCAAAACGACAACAATAAAATCTATTTTAAGGCTCGTTATTCCAGAAGATGGAGAAATTTCCGTGATGGGAATAAATTTAAAAAAACACCCAAAAAAGGCTCTTGAAAACATGAGCGCAGTTCTTGAAGGTAACAGAAATATTCACTGGCGTTTAACTGTGATGGAAAATTTAAAGTATTTTGGCTATATACGGGGTCTTGGAGGAAAATATCTGAAAAATCGTATCAATGAAGTAATAGAACTTGTTGAACTGTCTCACAAGAAAAAAGAATTAGCAGGCAAACTTTCTCGTGGGATGCAACAAAGACTCGCTATAGCCATAGCATTATTACCCGACACTCCTATTGTTCTTCTTGACGAGCCTACTCTTGGACTTGATGTTGAATCGACAATAAAGGTAAGAGAAATATTAAAAAAACTATCGGAAAATGGTAAAACCGTATTGTTATCATCACATGATATGCATCTTGTTGAAAGTATAGCAGATCGTGTAATGATAATAAACGATGGAAAAATCGTTGCTTACGATAAAAAGGATAATTTATTAAACGCCTTTAGAAAAAAAGCTTATAAAATAACCATAACTGGAATCCCCGATAAAAATAAACTTTCTTATCTCCAGATGTATGGAAATGTATATCACGAAGATGGAGATACCACACTTGAAATCCAGCTTGAAGATATTAAAGAACTTTACGAGATATTTGATAAATTTAAAGAAATGGAGCTCGAACTCAAGCATTTAGAAAGTATAATGGTTAACTTTGAAAAAGTATTTGTTAGTCTGGTTCAAAGGGGGAAAAATCTATGA
- a CDS encoding bactofilin family protein, with amino-acid sequence MDDIKKILEALERGEITKEEAEALIAAVKTGNTEAEKVIDFDEEEYKKWTGSKDVIGGKIVIDEGEVHEGDLNVVKGDVVVKGTIQGELSVVMGKLEFSGKVTKDANVVGSTVNWNGGIIEGDLNIVGCKESGKPPVVNGNLVRYNNAFIKGILSFFVKPFLSGLEVRNGKIFSKNYGLITNIMSGKKRRKKEIEELVVKEGEIYETEDELFAERIVVKGEFIGTNVEAEEIIISGNLKCGNVSTESLYLNEGAILKCGNISAEEIVVEENAKISCGNISSETINVNGKISAGYVNCEHIYGKGKVNAGFISAESNELKN; translated from the coding sequence ATGGATGATATTAAAAAAATTCTTGAAGCTTTAGAAAGAGGAGAAATTACCAAGGAAGAAGCAGAAGCGTTAATCGCAGCCGTCAAAACTGGAAACACTGAAGCTGAAAAAGTTATTGATTTCGACGAAGAAGAATACAAAAAGTGGACTGGTTCAAAAGATGTAATAGGTGGAAAAATAGTTATTGATGAAGGCGAAGTTCATGAAGGAGATTTAAATGTTGTTAAAGGTGATGTTGTTGTAAAAGGAACTATCCAGGGAGAACTTTCTGTTGTTATGGGAAAGCTGGAATTTTCTGGAAAAGTAACCAAAGATGCAAATGTTGTTGGCTCCACTGTGAACTGGAATGGTGGAATTATAGAAGGGGATCTTAATATTGTAGGGTGTAAAGAATCTGGAAAACCGCCTGTTGTAAATGGAAATCTTGTAAGATACAATAACGCTTTCATCAAAGGTATTCTTAGCTTTTTTGTTAAACCATTTCTCTCAGGTCTTGAAGTTCGTAACGGAAAAATTTTCTCAAAAAATTATGGACTCATAACAAACATTATGTCAGGTAAAAAAAGAAGAAAAAAAGAAATTGAAGAGCTCGTTGTTAAAGAAGGAGAAATATACGAAACAGAAGATGAATTGTTTGCAGAAAGAATTGTAGTTAAAGGAGAATTTATAGGAACAAATGTTGAAGCAGAAGAAATAATAATAAGTGGCAATCTTAAATGCGGAAATGTTTCTACAGAATCACTTTACTTAAACGAAGGTGCAATACTAAAATGCGGAAATATTTCAGCAGAAGAGATTGTTGTTGAAGAAAATGCAAAGATTAGTTGTGGCAACATTTCAAGCGAAACTATTAATGTAAATGGAAAAATTTCTGCAGGTTACGTAAATTGTGAACATATATATGGAAAAGGGAAAGTAAATGCCGGGTTTATTTCAGCCGAAAGCAACGAACTGAAAAACTGA